TTCATTCGAGAACTGATTGTCCATTGAAACGGCTGAATAAAGTTAGCGAACCCATTTGTAGCTGAAAAAGTGATTAAATAGATGACTTTTAAAAAGGACGCAATTCTCTTTGAAGACTCGACAAATGTTTGCTTTGCCTGAGGTCAATATTCTTATAAttcgaaaagaaaatatattccgTATTTAACGTGTGGTCtccttttaaatataaatcttttttaatatattttatttcatatttatttaagctttGAACTGGGTCTTAATTAAATgcgataaaataaattaaattaaagttttaaagatgTGCTTCCTTCAGTTTTGCAATTTTGAATACCTCTTCAACCGATTACATATAGTTATATGCTATTAAGTAGATGACTGGCCCATTTGTGCCTCCGATCAAACCCATCTCGTTGGTTAGCAATTCCCTTAAATCTCGGTGAACAGAATGAATCTCCTCTATGGTGGCCATAGTATCAATAGCCACGTGAATCTCCCGTAGGAAATCCGCATGCGGTGAAGTCTGGATACTGGCATATGAGCTTGTCTGTGGAAGGCGTTCGTAACCAGAGGCCGTTTGATAACTGCTCTCGGTGGTGTAGCCAGAAGTTTGAGAGCCGGATTCCGAATTAGAATCAGATTCAGATAGTTCTGCACTGCCGATGGTGCTGATTGAACTTCTTCTTGATGGCAAATCCTCCAAATCCGCTTGCGATGAAATATCCATGAGTGGATCAAGAGGAATATGTGGAGATTCCCTGGTACTTCGTCTGCTTTCTTGAGATCTGGAGCGCAGAGATCCCTGAAGCCTGGCTCTACTAGATTCCATGTTAGTTTCAGATTGCGATCGTTTAAGTTTATTTCTCTTTTCCATTGATTCCATTTTCTAGACGAATTTCTTTTTCAGATATAGCTTCTTAAATTAATCCAAGTCCAGGTCGTAAATTTGAGATAGGTCTTGTTCTAAATCGGATTTGCAATCAAGGTCGGTGTTTGTGCTGATTTCCTCAGTAAAATCGGTTTGTGTATACGAATTGAATGTCTTGAATATTCTGGCCAGATCGCGTCGGAAGacgcacccagaaaaaaatatggacttaaaacccaaaaaatggaCTTAAACTAAGGTAATATGGACTAATTTTGGACCTAAGGAATCTTGGACTTGTTTTAAGTCCATTATGGTTAAGGCCATGATGGACTTAATTATAGTCCAAAATGTACCttaaattttaggaaatattgACCTTAGAAACATAGACTTAAATTAAGTACTCCCTTACCTTTAATTTAGGGTATTTTAACCCTCGAAATTAAAGCCAATATTGCACGAAATCAAGTCCATTTTATAGCCAAAAAAATTTACCAAAATGCCCTTAAATTCAAGTCCACATTATTGCCAATAAACAAATCCCATATTCCCTTAAATTAAAGACAGAATAATTCCTAAAATCCCGGCCATAAAGACCAGGTTTTAAGCTAAtgcttttataaattttattagattttttataaattacttttttttttaaataacattaaaatagCTTAGGCTTTATAAATTCATGGGATTggttaaaattaatatgaacAGGAGGATTTGTTACacatttcatatcaataagtGTAAAGTTTTTATAACTATTTATCTTATAACTATTATAATGTTCAACATATTCAGTTTGTAGCTCTTGACAGAAGAAAACCACTTGATCATCGTACGATATAATATCTTTTAAGACATACGCAGTGAAATtggtttcattaaaaaaaataatgtagtCGCGTTTATAGCagaatccattttttttcacatataaatagctttttgcatttataaaaatggtgTTAGGATAGCATAATTTAAACTTAGTGTAGAAAATTGAGCTTTCAAATTTGCAAAAGGTTTTGCTGAAACTATTTTTTCTGATGGTGTAATTTAGTAATTTGTTTGCAAacacaaaattgaattttaaagataaagaCTTAGTTAAATTAACtcttgaatttatatttttacaataagaTTTCAATTCCCTGTGCTTTGCCTCAAACGAAAAAGTCCAGAGTAAACGAAGAGGGCCTGACATTTTTACAATATCTACATAGTGTAACAACAAATGGTGTTTCGGTTTAAGCGTATCATGAAATAATGTTGTGTACGCTCTATTGTGacttgttatatatttttccaactGAATAATGTCAATTGTTTTGTATTCAAAAAGGGTCAAAAGATCAACAAGCTTTGATAAGTTTAAAAAGAAACTCCAAACTTTActattttttgcaattttatcgCCAATTATTAGTGGAAAGTAATGAACGAATGTCATCATTTCTCGAGccgacattttaaatttaaatttttttaggtgATTTAAGCTTATATCTGGGCATATATTTCCTATTTCCGTTTCACCatagttgaacatttttttgcgCATATTAAAAAGGTCTAAGTCAAAAACTTTTCCGTTAATAAAATGAAGAAGTATATGGGAAAGGTCATAATTCAATATTCCCTCAAAAATATCATGTAGAATGTCTACAGAATAATTATCAATTACTGAGAAATTTGTAATTCTATTAAATATGGAGTTCTCATGAACGCCAGACACTGCCACATTACATTCCCTGGTATCTTCTGTATAGTTAGCTATCGTTCTCAAATCTGAAGGTTTTACAATGAAAGAATGTTGAGTCTCCTCTTTGGACATCTTGCAGAACCTGCAAAAGTAGTTGCTAGAAAACGATCTTGAAAAACCGAGAACAGAATTCAGACCTAAATTGTCTCCAATTATAAGTCCCAAACTAAAGTATATTCTAGTATTTCCGTTTGTGGTTGTTATATTGATGCCATTTGCATGAAGATCattcaaaatttcaattaatttaaaaaaaacacgacTATTACCGAATTCTTTAACTTGTTTGGTTTCAAATAACGCAGCAATGAAAATTTCTTTCAAATGTACTGGAGCTGTTGGTAATGAGAAATAACAACCTAGAAGCGGCATTGAATGGCTTCCTAATGGGTTATTTGTCTCAAAATCAtcgaaatacaaaaacaaggGAAATCTAAAGGAATTGCTATCATTTTCATTGAATCTccttttccaaatatttccatttaCAAAATTGGTGTAGGTTGAttcgttttttaaaatatttagcttTGACAAAAAATCGTTTAACACATTTGGAAGCTCAAAGTATTTCTttagataaaattttatagGGAATATTACTCCCTTGCTTAGTTTTATGTCAAGGCCGaacgtatttttttttctttttggttgaATTGTGTTATCAATCGTAATAATTTCCGGATCTTGCCACATTTCGCGATTCTTAAGTTCTTTTATAAGTAAATATTCCGAACTGCATTTTTGAAACGGGTTTTCACAaaactgttttaaattttcaattttttcgaGATCGTTAACGTCagctaatattttttccagttcTTCTTTGATTGGCattgttataaattttttaatattttcttgaaGTTCTTCTGTTTTTGATCTAGGCAGGTTAATTTGTGCGCAATTGTTGACAGTCATTCTAAGAGCATGCTCTTGAAAATTAGCAGGATGATTAAATGCTAACGTTAATGGGCAGTTGGAGTAATTAACATTTTGGTTAAATTCAAAGGATGGCTCAGACTGTGAAATTGATGTTTTCGCAATTACATTCGATTTTGGCGTTTTTACAATTTGGCTTTTTGGAGCCACTacaaaagtttgtttttcttcGCTTATCATATGTTTTCTTAAAACCTTAAATGATGAAAATTCTTGGGTACATGTTGGAAAACCACATTTAAATACATGCAAAGGCAATAAGTGGTTTCCTTTAACATGTGTGAAAAAAGAAGTTAGGTCTTCAAGATTAACGTgacaatttttacatttatacaTCATGAAATAGTTAGCAACCACTATTTTCAGAGGCTAGCGATGTCGTTGAACTTAAATATTACTAAAGTAAACGAAGAACTCTTTACATTGAGTTTTAGAGTCCCCAATACCACATATGATGAGGTCTCCGAAAGACTGAAAGCACTGGAAAAAGGATTTCCGCGAGTCGCTTCCTAGCCACTCCGCACTGGACGCTTCGGCGACCCGTTGGTGTCAGCAGaccgtggaggaggaggaatacTGACAGATCAATTGTCCCTGTTgtacaacaaataaaattaaaattagttttgtttaataataattgaaatacgcattcaattatttgaaatggcaACCAAAAGTgtcatttataataattaaataatttaggcAGGGCATAAGTAAGaaggatatataaatttacataaattacCTTCTTCGGCTCCTTTGATTAGCTTCAAAATTTTGACGCTGAATGATTCCTTCAGGCGTTTTTCGGCAATCGgaagaattttgtttttaaattcctcgaatttagaaaataaatgattttcttTTGCGGGAAATCGGTCCGCAAAGTCGAGTTTcagctgaaataaaatatatgtttaatatatatattgggcGTAATAAAATCGTTAGAATATGTATCTTACCAGCTCAGCACCAAAAGACTGTTTTAAAATGGGCCATGCCGTTAAAATTTCCTTCAATGAAGTTTCCGAGACAAGTTGTTCTGTGCGCTTCTTAAAAGTGTTTTCCCAATGGCGATATATTTCTGCCAGATTCGCTGTGTCATCGCTGTTGCATTGCAGCCATATCATGGAGTAGCTTACTGAATCAATGTCCTCctctaaaaaagaaaaatataaacgtcaatattttgaaataacagcgaatttaaagttaaaagaaTTACCTGCCAAACTGTTTGAATCATCATCAGATTCGATAATTGATTCCTCCACCAATGATCGATTTTTAGAAACGGTATTCCTATACCTGGCATATAATAACCCACcagcttttttgtttttgatgggTAGATAGTAggtttccttaaaaaaaatcataatgtgtatataaatatgtgatgaataattttttcttttatgttaTACCTTAACCTCTGTTGGAAAGAGGCTTACAATGTCAACAGCTActtgatcaaatttttttggttgcCATTCTATTTTGTGATTAACCAAAAAATCGCAAATGATGCCACATATGGCCTTTCTTTGCCGCTGTTCCAAGGACTTGTTTGTGCGGTAGAAATTGTTGATTCCCTTAAACAGGAGCGACTCTTGAAGAATGGAAATGGCGGAAAtctacataaacaaaattaagttaaaaattgtttacatgTATAGTGACATTAATTTACCTCCGTAGCCGAATTACAAGCCCTTTTTTCCTGCTATGTGCCGAAATAAACATCGTATATAatacttaaaatgttaaagttataatataatattaccaATTTCATGCGTAAGGAGCGATTATGTTCGAACTTCACCCTAGCACCATAGAGTTTTTTGGGAACGATCTCCCGTAAGTGATCCGGAGACAGCAGTAAAACGGAATCTTCGTCTATTCCGTGATCTGTTAAAATAAAGACcgattcaaaattaatttttcacgaattgtttaatttattacaattaactaaatttaaaatcaccgtatttttaaattcttaccCTGGAAGCAATCAAAAAGCTCTTCCgagttcaatttttttaaaatttcttccatcgctagtaaaaataaaaataataaaccaacttaatgaaaatattataaccaaaaaaagggtgagtaaaatacatatatcttCCTCAAGTCCGTCAAGTACTTTTAAAGCCAGCCACTGCAGCTTAGTTTTAAGGAAATGTAAACTCGATTCGCAAATAATCTCTTTACTTACTTTATGCACTAGCTAATTCTTAAAtgattaagttttaagtttgtgcatatgtatgtactaaTGAGTGTAAGTATGTGCACATACACGTGCAAGGGCAgacacaaatattttattttaaagaaatcacTAGTTTTTGTTACTCTTAAAACTATACAGCTACTTTCTCCAAactaagttttaagttttaaatctttttattattttgtattatatttaattttaaaatataaagcacATGTCCacacacatatgtacatacatatgtatttatttgcaaTCACACATGAAAACTTCAGCAAGGCTGGTTTCGGCCTGCGATTTTATTTAccaataatataaaatgttatccgatatgtatttatttactttgttaaTATTACTTCCTATACACAGTAATCCTTTTGACTTATTGTTTTCAATCGGGCACtcaaaaacttttcaatttggAACTCAGAACACAGTAACGCGTAGCAGATTTGCCGCCGGTGATTAAGTGTTGAAAAACGAAGTTGGTAAGCGGCCATTTCCAGGTTGGAATTCTTCAGTGTTGCATTATGTGCATGGTACAATAAATATAAGGTAGAAAGATTCTGGTAGCTTGTGGTCgatttggacccctagatcataACAAAGAAgtccaaaaattgttttacccaaacatttttttaagatttgtggtgcgtttgtgtttttattttatattttaatttacaactttttcgatattttcatataaaatggatttttttcttAGATTGACATTAAAGTTGCACCACAAATttgcttttttattgttttatccaaacatttttttacaaaaaaacccttttatatgaaaatatcgaaaaagttgtaaattaaaatataaaataaaaacacaaacgcaccacaaatcttaaaaaaatgtttgggtaaaacaatttttggacTTCTTTGTtatgatctaggggtccaaatcGACCACAAGCTACCAGAATCTTTCTACCTTATATTTATTGTACCATGCACATAATGCAACACTGAAGAATTCCAACCTGGAAATGGCCGCTTACCAACTTCGTTTTTCAACACTTAATCACCGGCGGCAAATCTGCTACGCGTTACTGTGTTCTGAGTTccaaattgaaaagtttttgaGTGCCCGATTGAAAACAATAAGTCAAAAGGATTACTGTGTATAGGAAGTAATAttaacaaagtaaataaatacatatcggataacattttatattattggTAAATAAAATCGCAGGCCGAAACCAGCCTTGCTGAAGTTTTCATGTGTGAttgcaaataaatacatatgtatgtacatatgtgtgtGGACATgtgctttatattttaaaattaaatataatacaaaataataaaaagatttaaaacttaaaacttagtTTGGAGAAAGTAGCTGTATAGTTTTAAGAGTAACAAAAACTAgtgatttctttaaaataaaatatttgtgtcTGCCCTTGCACGTGTATGTGCACATACTTACACTCAttagtacatacatatgcacaaacttaaaacttaatcaTTTAAGAATTAGCTAGTGCATAAAGTAAGTAAAGAGATTATTTGCGAATCGAGTTTACATTTCCTTAAAACTAAGCTGCAGTGGCTGGCTTTAAAAGTACTTGACGGACTTGAGGaagatatatgtattttactcaccctttttttggttataatattttcattaagttggtttattatttttatttttactagcgatggaagaaattttaaaaaaattgaactcGGAAGAGCTTTTTGATTGCTTCCAGggtaagaatttaaaaatacggtgattttaaatttagttaattgtaataaattaaacaattcgtgaaaaattaattttgaatcgGTCTTTATTTTAACAGATCACGGAATAGACGAAGATTCCGTTTTACTGCTGTCTCCGGATCACTTACGGGAGATCGTTCCCAAAAAACTCTATGGTGCTAGGGTGAAGTTCGAACATAATCGCTCCTTACGCATGAAATtggtaatattatattataactttaacattttaagtatTATATACGATGTTTATTTCGGCACATAGCAGGAAAAAAGGGCTTGTAATTCGGCTACGGAGGTAAATTAATGTCACTATAcatgtaaacaatttttaacttaattttgtttatgtagaTTTCCGCCATTTCCATTCTTCAAGAGTCGCTCCTGTTTAAGGGAATCAACAATTTCTACCGCACAAACAAGTCCTTGGAACAGCGGCAAAGAAAGGCCATATGTGGCATCATTTGCGATTTTTTGGTTAATCACAAAATAGAATGgcaaccaaaaaaatttgatcaagTAGCTGTTGACATTGTAAGCCTCTTTCCAACAGAGGTTAAGGTAtaacataaaagaaaaaattattcatcacatatttatatacacattatgattttttttaaggaaaccTACTATCTAcccatcaaaaacaaaaaagctgGTGGGTTATTATATGCCAGGTATAGGAATACCGTTTCTAAAAATCGATCATTGGTGGAGGAATCAATTATCGAATCTGATGATGATTCAAACAGTTTGGCAGGTAAttcttttaactttaaattcgctgttatttcaaaatattgacgtttatatttttcttttttagagGAGGACATTGATTCAGTAAGCTACTCCATGATATGGCTGCAATGCAACAGCGATGACACAGCGAATCTGGCAGAAATATATCGCCATTGGGAAAACACTTTTAAGAAGCGCACAGAACAACTTGTCTCGGAAACTTCATTGAAGGAAATTTTAACGGCATGGCCCATTTTAAAACAGTCTTTTGGTGCTGAGCTGGTAAGATACATATTCTAACGATTTTATTACgcccaatatatatattaaacatatattttatttcagctgAAACTCGACTTTGCGGACCGATTTCCCGCAAaagaaaatcatttattttctaaattcgaggaatttaaaaacaaaattcttcCGATTGCCGAAAAACGCCTGAAGGAATCATTCAGCGTCAAAATTTTGAAGCTAATCAAAGGAGCCGAAGAAGgtaatttatgtaaatttatatatccttCTTACTTATGCCCTgcctaaattatttaattattataaatgacACTTTTGGTtgccatttcaaataattgaatgcgtatttcaattattattaaacaaaactaattttaattttatttgttgtacAACAGGGACAATTGATCTGTCAgtattcctcctcctccacggtCTGCTGACACCAACGGGTCGCCGAAGCGTCAAGTGCGGAGAGGCTAAGAAGCGACTTGCCAAAATAACTACAGCGGACTCTCGGAAATCCTTTTTCCAGTGCTTTCAGTCGTTCGGAGAGCTCAACACATTCATtaaggaaaaaattcaaaccctttttgaagaaaaattAACCTTACAACCCATCATATGCGGTGTTGGAGACTCTGAGATTGAATGTAAAGAGTTCTTCATTTACTTTAGTgacatattttatgaattcaaAGACATTGTTAGTGCAGTCGACGCAtgctttaaaatttacaatgtTTTGGATCTTAAGTACCCAGAGGAGTCGAAACTCGTGTGGTACTTTATccataaatacttttttgaaatggATATTGCTACTGAAGATAACATTTCTAAAGTCATATCATTTATAAACGATCTTAATAAGTGAAGTACCTTCTAAAAGATACCAGTCTGTATTAACAAAAGAATtgttaatgcaaataaaaaacctgaaaccttaaatttaatttttcaaaaactcaaTGAAAGAATtgttaatgcaaataaaaaacctgaaacattttttatttttcaaaaactcaaACAAAGTCTCACAATTTAAATAgacagaaaaa
The genomic region above belongs to Drosophila takahashii strain IR98-3 E-12201 chromosome 2L, DtakHiC1v2, whole genome shotgun sequence and contains:
- the LOC108069772 gene encoding uncharacterized protein isoform X1, which gives rise to MEEILKKLNSEELFDCFQDHGIDEDSVLLLSPDHLREIVPKKLYGARVKFEHNRSLRMKLQEKRACNSATEISAISILQESLLFKGINNFYRTNKSLEQRQRKAICGIICDFLVNHKIEWQPKKFDQVAVDIVSLFPTEVKETYYLPIKNKKAGGLLYARYRNTVSKNRSLVEESIIESDDDSNSLAEEDIDSVSYSMIWLQCNSDDTANLAEIYRHWENTFKKRTEQLVSETSLKEILTAWPILKQSFGAELLKLDFADRFPAKENHLFSKFEEFKNKILPIAEKRLKESFSVKILKLIKGAEEGTIDLSVFLLLHGLLTPTGRRSVKCGEAKKRLAKITTADSRKSFFQCFQSFGELNTFIKEKIQTLFEEKLTLQPIICGVGDSEIECKEFFIYFSDIFYEFKDIVSAVDACFKIYNVLDLKYPEESKLVWYFIHKYFFEMDIATEDNISKVISFINDLNK
- the LOC108069775 gene encoding uncharacterized protein isoform X3 codes for the protein MKLQEKRACNSATEISAISILQESLLFKGINNFYRTNKSLEQRQRKAICGIICDFLVNHKIEWQPKKFDQVAVDIVSLFPTEVKETYYLPIKNKKAGGLLYARYRNTVSKNRSLVEESIIESDDDSNSLAEEDIDSVSYSMIWLQCNSDDTANLAEIYRHWENTFKKRTEQLVSETSLKEILTAWPILKQSFGAELLKLDFADRFPAKENHLFSKFEEFKNKILPIAEKRLKESFSVKILKLIKGAEEGTIDLSVFLLLHGLLTPTGRRSVQCGVARKRLAEILFPVLSVFRRPHHMWYWGL
- the LOC108069772 gene encoding uncharacterized protein isoform X2 translates to MEEILKKLNSEELFDCFQDHGIDEDSVLLLSPDHLREIVPKKLYGARVKFEHNRSLRMKLEKRACNSATEISAISILQESLLFKGINNFYRTNKSLEQRQRKAICGIICDFLVNHKIEWQPKKFDQVAVDIVSLFPTEVKETYYLPIKNKKAGGLLYARYRNTVSKNRSLVEESIIESDDDSNSLAEEDIDSVSYSMIWLQCNSDDTANLAEIYRHWENTFKKRTEQLVSETSLKEILTAWPILKQSFGAELLKLDFADRFPAKENHLFSKFEEFKNKILPIAEKRLKESFSVKILKLIKGAEEGTIDLSVFLLLHGLLTPTGRRSVKCGEAKKRLAKITTADSRKSFFQCFQSFGELNTFIKEKIQTLFEEKLTLQPIICGVGDSEIECKEFFIYFSDIFYEFKDIVSAVDACFKIYNVLDLKYPEESKLVWYFIHKYFFEMDIATEDNISKVISFINDLNK
- the LOC108069150 gene encoding uncharacterized protein, which translates into the protein MEKRNKLKRSQSETNMESSRARLQGSLRSRSQESRRSTRESPHIPLDPLMDISSQADLEDLPSRRSSISTIGSAELSESDSNSESGSQTSGYTTESSYQTASGYERLPQTSSYASIQTSPHADFLREIHVAIDTMATIEEIHSVHRDLRELLTNEMGLIGGTNGPVIYLIAYNYM
- the LOC108069151 gene encoding uncharacterized protein gives rise to the protein MSDINLTAYNVFRRDLARIFKTFNSYTQTDFTEEISTNTDLDCKSDLEQDLSQIYDLDLD
- the LOC108069775 gene encoding uncharacterized protein isoform X2 — encoded protein: MEEILKKLNSEELFDCFQDHGIDEDSVLLLSPDHLREIVPKKLYGARVKFEHNRSLRMKLEKRACNSATEISAISILQESLLFKGINNFYRTNKSLEQRQRKAICGIICDFLVNHKIEWQPKKFDQVAVDIVSLFPTEVKETYYLPIKNKKAGGLLYARYRNTVSKNRSLVEESIIESDDDSNSLAEEDIDSVSYSMIWLQCNSDDTANLAEIYRHWENTFKKRTEQLVSETSLKEILTAWPILKQSFGAELLKLDFADRFPAKENHLFSKFEEFKNKILPIAEKRLKESFSVKILKLIKGAEEGTIDLSVFLLLHGLLTPTGRRSVQCGVARKRLAEILFPVLSVFRRPHHMWYWGL
- the LOC108069772 gene encoding uncharacterized protein isoform X3; translation: MKLQEKRACNSATEISAISILQESLLFKGINNFYRTNKSLEQRQRKAICGIICDFLVNHKIEWQPKKFDQVAVDIVSLFPTEVKETYYLPIKNKKAGGLLYARYRNTVSKNRSLVEESIIESDDDSNSLAEEDIDSVSYSMIWLQCNSDDTANLAEIYRHWENTFKKRTEQLVSETSLKEILTAWPILKQSFGAELLKLDFADRFPAKENHLFSKFEEFKNKILPIAEKRLKESFSVKILKLIKGAEEGTIDLSVFLLLHGLLTPTGRRSVKCGEAKKRLAKITTADSRKSFFQCFQSFGELNTFIKEKIQTLFEEKLTLQPIICGVGDSEIECKEFFIYFSDIFYEFKDIVSAVDACFKIYNVLDLKYPEESKLVWYFIHKYFFEMDIATEDNISKVISFINDLNK
- the LOC108069775 gene encoding uncharacterized protein isoform X1, whose amino-acid sequence is MEEILKKLNSEELFDCFQDHGIDEDSVLLLSPDHLREIVPKKLYGARVKFEHNRSLRMKLQEKRACNSATEISAISILQESLLFKGINNFYRTNKSLEQRQRKAICGIICDFLVNHKIEWQPKKFDQVAVDIVSLFPTEVKETYYLPIKNKKAGGLLYARYRNTVSKNRSLVEESIIESDDDSNSLAEEDIDSVSYSMIWLQCNSDDTANLAEIYRHWENTFKKRTEQLVSETSLKEILTAWPILKQSFGAELLKLDFADRFPAKENHLFSKFEEFKNKILPIAEKRLKESFSVKILKLIKGAEEGTIDLSVFLLLHGLLTPTGRRSVQCGVARKRLAEILFPVLSVFRRPHHMWYWGL